Sequence from the Kineosporia succinea genome:
TCTGGCCGTACCCCGGCAGGTCGGGCGCGATGACGTGAAACTTGTCGGCCAGGAACGGGATCAGGTTGCGGAACATGTGCGACGAGGTGGGGAAGCCGTGCAGCAGAAGCACGACCGGGGCGTCGGCCGGCCCCGCCTCGCGATAGAAGAGCTCGAAGCCGTCGAGGTTCTCGGTCTTGTACTGGATGACGGGGACAGACACGGACACACTCCGGAATCGGGGGTCGGTAATGATTTCGACCATAACCGGGCCTCCGAAAGGGCGACAACCCCCGCCCCCGTGAAAAGTATTCATCCACAAGGAATCAACTACCTGTCAACGTCCCTGATTCAGGCTCCTGCCATATCGGTCAACGGTCGAGGGAGATCCAGTGAGTACAGCAACCGTTCGCAATGTGGTTCTGGTGCACGGCGCGTTCGTCGACGGCTCCGGCTGGCGCGACGTGCACGACCAGCTCGTGGCCGAGGGTTTTGCCGTGCACATCGTGCAGAACCCCACCGAGTCCCTGGACGGTGACGTCGCCGCCACCCAGTACGTGCTCGACCGGCTCGACGGCCCGGCCGTTCTGGTGGGCCACTCCTACGGCGGCGTCGTGATCACCGTGGCCGGTCACCACGAGAAGGTGGCGTCGCTCGTCTACGTCGCCGCGTTCGCCCCCGACAAGGCCGAGTCGGTCGCCGCCCTGATCGGGACGCCCCCGGCCGACAGCCCGATCCAGGGCCCGGACGAGGGCTACCTGAGCATCGACAAGGCCCGTTTC
This genomic interval carries:
- a CDS encoding alpha/beta fold hydrolase, giving the protein MSTATVRNVVLVHGAFVDGSGWRDVHDQLVAEGFAVHIVQNPTESLDGDVAATQYVLDRLDGPAVLVGHSYGGVVITVAGHHEKVASLVYVAAFAPDKAESVAALIGTPPADSPIQGPDEGYLSIDKARFPAAFGADLPAEQARFLANSQVPWGVAALTGTVTDPAWRVKPSWYLVASDDQTIPPDAQRGMAARAGATTSEVAASHAAYISRPGHVVELVRAAAGA